The DNA segment GGGTGGGTATGTACCAAAACTCACTTAAAGGGAACATTCTACATTAAAATTATTGCGCAATATGCATAAAGCTTTACACACAGAGCGATCGGGAGCAACTCAGAAgtcttttctttcatttcttgtAATCGTTCCTGGTTACACTGTAACTCCCGCAGACCGCGCCGCTGGGAAAGGGAGAGAGCGCTCTCTAGTGACGTGTAACGGGTAGTGCAGGGTAACGACTAACAGCCCAGCTATCCTGTTTCTACCccaacccgccggcagatcggccccatccggcccctgtctactctaccgtttctcctgctgtagcgactcaaaccttaatcagtcgttggtctcgtctatcccatgcatgtttaatcccctcactgtattaccctctaccacttctgctgggagactgttctatttatctaggCAATGTTCAATTTTGCCAATtatgtctcaaaaaaaaaaaaacttgggttATGACTCTTGCCCAGGTTCATCCTCAACCATTCATCCCTGATACCAGATGACCAGCTACAGAGTCCATATTTTATCTTCATAACATTTCAGGGGGTTTTAGGTTTTGACGAACGATCCCAGGTGATCAGAGATTAAATATCTATAACGGGAGGTAATCTATAGACCCTAAAGAAGTCAGTAACACGTTATATTTGCTAAAGTCGCCTGTGTCTTTTCTCAAGGACGGGTTCACCAAGCGCTTTAGAAGACAAGAAAATCTGGAAGTGAAAGCACTGAAGACCTGCTTTGCGGTTCTCCTCGTGAGTTCAGGTCTCCTGCTCACGGTCTACTTATGGAGAAGAAAGAACACCTGACCTCCGGCCGCAACCAATCCCCAAAACACCTCCAGTCTCAACCAATCCCACCCCAAACACCTCGGGACCTCAACCAATCCCACCCCAAACACCTCCGGACCTCAACCAATCCCACCCCAAACACCTCAACCAATCCCACCCCAAACACCTCCGGACCTCAACCAATCCCACCCCAAACACCTCCGGACCTCAACTGATCCGATATCAACCATCCGAAAAGCAGGGATTAGCGAAATGCGTTGGGTTTGTTTCATGTGATTCTCCTCCACAACAGCCGCTAAAATAAACAGCACATTCCTTACAAAATCACCTTCTAGTTTCCAATTGTTGTTTCAGTCTGAGATGCGGATTCGCTACGTGAGTTAAACTCGGGCCGGGTCTAAACacgagagagggagagaaccAGCGGGGCCGAGGTGCCCCAAAATAACCAAATTCACCTAGAATCTGGGCACTTCAGGATTTacccaaaataacacaaaaatttACGCTCGTAAAGTCTCAAAGTAGCCCAATAAATGCACCAGAATCAGATACATTTACTAcgaaataaaaatgtgataaacCGCTAATGGTGTCAGCTATAATCCCCAAAtcttacactaaataaacccatataaCCACatctacagattaaaataatccATAGCAGACAGAAATGGAATCGTTACACGTATAAACACGCAGATACCCGTAACGAGCATCGCATCCTCaggtcacccccccccccaacatccGGACGCCGCTGGTTTCACGGGATATTTAATGCAAACACAAATTCAGCGTGAGAGGCAGATGCTGGGCCAGCGATGGCCAGCAGGGGGGGCTGCCGGCTCACACATGGAGGACGTGATACTTTTCTACACACGAGCCACTTCCATCCCCTTTACTCCACCGGAAGCCCTTTCATTTTGGGGGGTGCAGTTAGAGGTGGGGCGAGGTGATCACGTGACCGATCACAACTAAGAGTAATAGGTTTTAtttcccccgtttaatttataaagccgcttcctgctgtttctatacacattatcggggctttaacggccgtagaaccctgcgatcccctcatacccagcaaacattctgacctcctagaaattGGGGACAGAAGGATTTGgggcccaaagagggactgatCAGACTAAACAGGGTCACTCAGTAGGTATAGTGCTGTGGTGCCTTGTCGCAGACCTGCACCCGGCTCACACAACACAGGTGGAACCGAATGCTTCAGGAGAGAATCACAAACACGGCCCCCCCCTAAACATTTAATGCAAAACTCAGGCTCCCGGCTCAGGAACACGCAATCGCTCGCTCCCAGGGGCCGTCCCTGACCAGGAAGGCATTTTCCTGCCAATCGTCTGACGCGGTGCCGGCTTCCAGATGAATCATTTCCGGGGTGGGCCTTTAATAACACAGATATCTCGTCCCACAACATAGGGTCCTTATAACAAAAACTATAAACTCCAAAGctcacactctgccccagaaaccGTTAGCTTACAATTCTGCAGTTTTCAGGGTCCCGTTCCACTTACTGCTGTAATTTTAatgtacacccccccccccaattattaTGTTCACAGACATCCATCGCATCAGATAGCAGCTCAAGAGACAAGAAAATGAATCACGGGGGAACCAGCGCTGCCACGGGGCGCGTCTCCTGGGAAGCTCTGTCATAGCGCTCGGCGTATTCTACAGGTTATCCCGCCGGGTATCTTACTCAAGAATCAGTATAGAAATGCATTATGGGCTTTATTCTTACCATAAGCTACCCGGGCACAAACACCACGCTCCCTTTGGTAGCGCCCCACACATGATTGCGGCCGGAGCCCTGTGTTGGTGGGACGTGCGCCCCCGGTAACCTTTCCCCTCCAGAGAGGGCTTTAGAACgcatgctgtgtgtgtgtggggggggggtgcagataCAGCAAATTGGTTCTGAACAGATCCAAAATGATACAGGCACATGTATTATACACAGCTGCATAGGTTGCAGGATTCATGCTGCAGATTCAGCACCTGCCACCACCCACAGGCCCCGTTCGGACATTGGAGGTATGGTGTGACAGGTAAGTAAAACTGACTCAAGCTCCTGGCACTACAGGAAACGCGTTTCACAATCACACCAAGACAATCAACTATGAAAAATGCTTTTAATGGTGATGTAAGGACTGTACAGCTTGTAACATAACAGGAGAAAGTGAAACAAGGAGACAAATAAAGAGACATGAACATCAGTAACAGGCTTTAGTTAACAGAATGAAGACTTTGAACATAAATTTACAGAACTGTTACACTGCCTTATGCTCCCTCTTCCTCAGCCTCCTCCTCAAACTCTCCCTCCTCCTCGGCCGTGGCATCCTGGTACTGCTGGTACTCCGACACCAGGTCGTTCATGTTGCTCTCAGCTTCAGTGAACTCCATCTCATCCATGCCCTCTCCGGTGTACCAGTGCAAGAAAGCCTTCCTACGGAACATGGCTGTGAACTGCTCGGAGATGCGCTTGAACAGCTCCTGGATGGCCGTGCTGTTACCGATGAAGGTGGCGGACATCTTCAGGCCGCGGGGTGGGATGTCACACACAGCGGTCTTAACGTTGTTGGGAATCCATTCGACGAAGTAGCTGCTGTTCTTGTTCTGAACATTGAGCATCTGTTCGTCCACTTCCTTCATAGACATGCGGCCTCGGAAGACGGCAGCCACGGTGAGATAGCGGCCGTGACGAGGATCGCAGGCAGCCATCATGTTCTTTGCATCGAACATCTGCTGAGTTAGCTCTGGCACGGTTAAGGCGCGGTATTGCTGGCTGCCACGGCTAGTAAGTGGGGCAAAGCCAGGCATGAAGAAGTGCAGACGAGGGAAGGGCACCATGTTAACAGCCAGCTTCCTCAGATCAGCATTAAGCTGGCCAGGGAAACGCAGGCAGGTGGTTACTCCACTCATGGTGGCCGACACCAGATGGTTCAGGTCACCATAGGTGGGGGTGGTCAGTTTCAGGGTTCTGAAGCAGATGTCATAAAGGGCTTCATTATCTATGCAGTAGGTTTCGTCTGTGTTCTCTACAAGCTGGTGCACAGAGAGGGTGGCATTGTAAGGTTCTACTACAGTGTCGGATACTTTTGGGGAGGGCACAACGCTGAAAGTGTTCATGATTCTGTCTGGGTATTCTTCTCTGATCTTGCTAATAAGGAGGGTTCCCATACCAGAGCCAGTGCCACCTCCAAGAGAGTGGGTGAGCTGGAAGCCCTGGAGACAGTCACAGCTTTCTGCTTCCTTCCTCACAACATCCAACACAGCATCAACCAGCTCTGCTCCTTCTGTGTAGTGACCCTTGGCCCAGTTGTTACCAGCACCGCTCTGACCTAGAAAAACAGAAACCATGTCAGTAATGCCCGTATTAGAGACAGATACAGCTATAACACCATGAGCATGCCAAGCAAGGGGCTTATGGCAGGAATTTCAGAATGAGCTGCTCTGGTCAGATATGCAGCCCCCCCCATGGACCAAATATCATACATCTGCTTGTATTGTAATTACGCAAGCATGAGAACATTAGTTCTTATTTTAGATTCAGATTTCATccgtaattattatttttaatccagTATATAAATATCCTGTACTTACCAAAAACGAAGTTATCTGGCCTGAAGATCTGGCCAAAGGGTCCGGACCTTACAGAGTCCATAGTTCCAGGCTCAAGATCCACAAGCACAGCGCGGGGAACATACTTGCCACCTGAAATGACAGTTAACAGGGTTACTTTCAAGGACCTTGTCAGCTTAAGCAGCCACCCAAAAGTCTCCAGATCCAATCCATACCTGTGGCTTCATTGTAATAAACATTAATTCTTTCCAGCTGCAGGTCACTGTCTCCATGGTATGTGCCAGTTGGGTCAATTCCATGCTCATCACTGATTACTTCCCAGAACTAAAAGAAAATGGCAATCAGTTATGTTTCAAAACAtcacaatattaaaattaagtCCACTAACATGCATAGGATCACAATAGCCAGTTAGATCTAGGCAGTTAAAGCCTGGGGGCTGAAGGATATACTGCAGCTTGACATGCGACACTGAGCCACTGCCCACAGCTGCAGTGACAGCCACAGGGATATTCTAGTTTTAGGACCATTTATTGATTAGCTTAATTACCCGACACACTGATTGATCTACATACACTCCAGAGCAAATCCCACAGCATTGGAGGACATCTTTGCTTAAGGGGGTGCAGCTATGGCAGGCTTTGAGACTCAAGCAGCAGCCATTGACAGGGATGTAGACGAGTAGGGCATTTAGAATAATggctttatatattaaatgggGTAAATAAAATTTCCTGCCGTTTCTATACAAAAATCACTGGGGACATTAatgctgtagaaccctgcgatatcCTCATACCCAGCAGACATTGAGATCATAgaaaagggggcatcaggggaggaaagaggggcatggAGAATGGATAGACTGATCAGAGGCACCCGGAGGTACGGCCCGATGACAGGTGCACCTCGCGTACTATGCACGGCCTGGACGATGCCATGGCACAGCGTTGGCCTCATGACTCAGGGCACCCTCCAGCAGGCACATGCCGGGCACCAGGCCATAAATCCCCCTATGAGCTTCCGGCACGCGCCCTGCCGAGAACATTCGAATTTGAATTGGAAGGGAACCTGACTAGCGTGACGCAGCAGGTTCTCTAGTGCCACGCCCACTACACCAACCGTCTCCACTCAGGCCACACCCCTGCAAGGGAAAAGCACGAGACCGGCGCGAAAAGCCGTTACACCCGGCTTTTAACTCCTGCGCTGCCGGCGATCCTACCTCAAAAAGCATTGAAGGGTCATTGTACCCCATCTCCCcaacagaagagagaaaaatTCCCAGGGAAGAGGCAATGAAGAGCACAACCACCCCCGTAGAGCCCCAGCCAGCTCACCTTAGCCCCGATCTGGTTGCCGCATTGGCCAGCCTGCAGGTGCACGATTTCCCTCATGTTGCCGGGGTGAAGGTTTGTTGGATATCTGCTCTAAATCTCAATCCCCGAAGGCTTCCGAGAGCAACTGACTCTAACCGTCTTGCAGTGCTCCTTTTATTGGCGGCTGAGGTCCACTGACGAGAGCGGCACCACAAAATACTCAGGCAGCTATTGGACCGACCGCGATGGGCGGATACCTACTCCCCCTGCCCGATTGGTTGCTTGCCTGTTCTTCAAAGCGTCGCAAATCTCCCCTAGGCGTGGATTGGCTGGTAACCAGGCGCCGCCAGCTGTCATAGTCTCCTTACTCCCGCCGCAGCCCACCGCTGATTGGCGGTATTCAAATGATTGACTAGCTTACTGACTGGCTGGTCGGTCAGACAGTGGGCGGTTTCGAAATCGCGTCCTAGTAACCACTGCAATGCGCTTGGGGCGCCAAGAATGAAGTTTATCTCGTGCTATTCAGAGCCGCGCTTACGCTCTTCTCTATCTCCTGTATCATAGCTCTAGACATCCCATACGCTGTCTACGGTTGCTAGGGGCCCTTGGTTACTGGTTCCCCTGGCTTCCCGCGCCTCATGCCTCCCTGCTTGTGTTTATCCTGGTAACCCGTCCTGTTCAGACAGGCCGCCCTCCATTACAACGAGTCCAAAGCATTCCTAAACACAAGCTGTGGCCATGGTTTCCTCAAACCCATCTCCTCACTGCGAGGGAATGTATTAAATACCTCCTATACAGGGTGTGTGAGGGAGAAAAATGGAGACTAATAATACgataaaatacattacttaaTAAAGGCCGTATTCGGTTATACATCATAttttgcagaattttttttaatttcaaggggaataatgctgaaaataaataaatttaacccAATGCTATAGTCTGACGTTAacaaaaatcattatttctttGGGTTGGacaaaattaatgaaaagtCAGGtatcaaagagaaaaaaatagcattttggcTTATCTGGGGCAGATACGGGTATCCGTGTTTTATCCTGGGTCATTTGCCTCAGAATTGACGAGGTTGTAGGCCAGACAACATTATTGATAAAAGCCGTTCTCCTGGCACAGACAAAAATGGGATTTTAATACTGAAAGAACGGTAATAAATTGCCTTTATTTTAAGATATGTTGCGTTTCCTTGGTGGAAGTGGTGATGTCATTGGCAGGGTCGTGACATCATACCACCATACCAGGGAACGTTGTACATGAGCTGCCCCTGAGACTACTGAAATATAAACCCCTTTAAAATCTCTTCATGAGGATTCTATGTAGTGATTctccaaatgtgttacccaaatgggtCTAATacggtcgtcatggaaaccttgacttgttaatttaagatacacttaattgagtcacctgcattcaagcaggaatatcaaccataacatactgggggcAAAAGCACCGACTGGGcgtcttatatatgatcccagcagggggaataggaaggagtcggaTCCGGACTGTGTGACCCCCATAATCTGCCCcgtcaccctgagactggggcaagaaccttgagagttcccaggtttggCCCTTGGTGAAGGGGGGTTATTCCTGTAAAATGTTCAGTAATTGGGAAATTTGATTGATCTCCCGTGTAATCTGCTGTTGGCCGCTGTCCATCCCATTCGTgccacaagttaattctctttAGGATGCTTGTGGCCTTGGCATTTTTGTTAGTGTTGCCACGGTAACCTACAACGAAACGGAATGGAAGAAAGGAAGTATTCAGGGCAGTTAAGGAGATAACATTTGCAATGGAGGAAAAAATGAAGGCCCTTCTAGTTTTTGAGCACAATGTAGCAGCGAGAGGAACGCGCAGCATGATTTCACCCTGAAACACAACACAAGGTTACCTGTGATCCACAAATGCCAACCCGGCCCCTGTCGGCCCCtgtctgtttctcctgctgtaaagacgcaaaccttaatcagtcgttggtcttgtcttagattcaggaaccgtatgcctaccccatgcatttttaataccctcactgtattaccctctaccacctctgccgggaggctgttacacttatctaccaccctctcaataaagtgactcttccttacgttacatcaGAGCGATTTGGTTttagattaatatatataaaatgtcacGTGCGGCTGAAATCAGATGAACATTCCTGTGGGTGATGGAATCAGGTGCGGGCTTTGGTCATGTTAATGAACCCGTGGCGTTTCCATAGCGATATAACACTGTGTGTAACctgtgcaattgtgtgtgtgtaacaaacACATCCAGTGTTAGAAGCCGCCGTGGTAACAATGACACAACGGGAGGCAATCAATGTGTCGGCCCCGGGTATCCACCATGTCCGGCACCATCATGGAGAACATGGCGGTATCTGCAGCTGGCCAATCAGCGCTCTCCTCGGTCGCCATAAATCAGCGCCTCGTGAGTTAACCCCGCGTGGGGCAGGTATAAGGTGAAGTGAGGGGACCGGATGGAgcgaatggctcttatctgccaggAGATGGGCTGATCGCCTCCTCATCCCGTCAGGGTTGCTCATCAAATAGCACCCGGGGTAAGAAGCCCCTTTGTTACCCCCACCCACACACCGTGTCTTTATACAGTTAGAATGCCGGTTAGGGCCCCATGGAGGCTCCTGCTTTGTCCCTTTCCGGCCCCAGATGGCTTCTACACATTGGGGACATTTTGTGGGGAGACTGCTAGTGCCCCCTGGACCAGATGCCCCAGGCACTAAAACCAGCCCTGTGTTCCGCACCCTCCCCGTGGGGCCTAACGTGCCCCGGTGGGCCCTATTGAGCAATCAGACACCTCGGTGTCAAAGTGATCTGTTCCAGTCAGACCCAGTTACACTATGGAGGTCGGTCGCGAGGGGCTGCCCAGGGGGTGGATGGTAACCCCAAAGTATGCAGGCTCCCCCCATGGCCCCGCTACCACCTTCTCTGGGAAGCAGAGCCTGTAAGCCATGCATCAAACACAAGCAGTTTCCAGGCGAGACCCACCGGACACTCGTTATTCGGTTGCTAATGGCTTGTGTTTCAAACAGAGGCCGCCCCGTGCCAGGGGCAATTCTTACAGATATtcattgttacaggctggccTCGTTACTGTATCAACACCGTGTCCAACGCTACTTTCTATCATCAGTGCAAAAAACGCCCAAAATGCAAGAAATGCTTCATTCTTCATTACTTATAAACTGAGGGGCAGACGGGAAAACGGAGCAAAAAACACCAATAATTCATGAGCCAAATGCTgcgaagaaaaaaatattccccaaGTCGTGATGATTACGCGGAGCTTGTGCCGTTTGCGAGTTATTATGTGATATAATGGGATATaatgctatataaagcaatataacGTGATATAATGCGATATCATGCGATATCATGTGATATAAAGTGATGCAATATAAAAGCGAATGACTGCGTTATAATGTGATATAATGAGATATCATGCGATATAAAGTGATATAATGCTATATAATGCGATATAATGCAATATAAAGCGATGCAATATCATGTGATATATTGCGATATCATGTGATGTTAAGCGATATAATGAGATATCAtgcaaaataatgcaatataatgGGATATAAAGTGATGCAATATAATGCAATATAAAGCAATGTGATATATTGAGATATAATGAGATATCATGTGAAATAAAGGGATGTAATGTGACATAAAGCGATGCTATAATGCGATATGATGTGATATAAAGCGATGCGATATACTGTGATATAATGCGATATAATGCGATGCAATATAAAGcgatataatgtgatataaagcgatataatgtgatataaagggatataatgtgatataaagCGATATAATGTGATATGAAGCGAGATAATGCTATATAAAGCgaaatataatgtgatataaagcgatataatgtgatataaagggatgtaatgtgatataaagCGATATAATGTGATATGAAGCGAGATAATGCTATATAAAGCgatatataatgtgatataaagcaatataatgtgatataaagcaatataatgtgatataaagCGATATAATGTGATATGAAGCAAGATAATGCTATATAAAGcgatataatgtgatataaagcgatataatgtgatataaagGGATATAATGTGGTATAAAGcgatataatgtgatataaagggatataatgtgatataaatCGATATAATGTGATACTAAGAGAGATAATGCGGTATAAAGCGATACAATGTGATATAAAGCGATATAAAGCGATATAATGCGGGGTATTTATGCGATTCCTTGTTATTGGGTATACAGGTTCCGGGAGGAATGCACGCCGTGGGATACATGCTTTAACCTGTAAGGAATACTGCTGAGGTTTcacactttattttaatatatttggctCTGGGGGGACCCTGCCTGCGTCTCCTCATCATCTACATGTCCTGACTTCACGCACGATCACATGGACAACTCTGTTCaccagagcttacaatctaaacatCATAAACTGAATGTATTGAGTGAATAAAGACGCTTTTATTCCCCCCAAACCACTTCAAGCTGcttctatgtatatttattgagTGCCAACAGATGTACTCAGCGCTTTACACGTAACAGTATAATAACAGGAGAGTTCTGGGGATGAGAAATAGAGAACTGATCTGAGGGTGTgatcaatattaaaatatggctGTATTAGCCAGTAAATGatgtcattgttattattacacaCATGACTGCCCTTTATCTGTAAGAATTGTCAAATACAGGCAGAAAGACAaagtggaacatcctcccagcagaggtggtagaggctaatacagtgagggtatttaacatgcatgggatagacatacggctcctgaatctaagacgagaccaacgactgattaaggtttgagtcgttacagcaggagaaacgggcgactagacgggggccgccgggggccgatctactggcgggttctgggtttctatctATCGGAAAAGCCGTTTTTTGAACCCTGTAAATCTCATGTTTTCCTCGTTCGCCGTGTGCCCGGGCCGCAGGGTCACCTGAGTGCGATGCACGTTGCCAGGCGATGCTTTACCATCACACCTACAAACCAGTGACCGGGGCCGCTGTCtacaaacacaaatacacaacagCTCCATAGCCACAGGACCACAAAGCCTCGCTCCGACAATCATTTATTACAACACCCGGGGGCCGAGGTGGACAGCTTCGTGGAGACAAATCCTCGCTGCTTCCACAGCAGAAaaagtccatttttttttactataaatcaaatattatggAATTAGAGGGACATTAAAGGGGATTTCTGATGACCGAGGCTGGCGCGGGACGTAAAGGGACCCCCAGCTGCCCCGGTACTGTGGGGGTCCGGCACTGGCAGGCCGGTATCGAGCCCCCGCTCCTCAGTAACATTCTCTCGGCCCCCGGAGTCGCCCTGTAACGTGGATTGTTAGCTCCTCCGCACGAGATTATCTCACAAATCTCAGGTGCTTCTGGTCCGTTAAACAATTTCAGttattgcccccaaaacagAAGCGCGTGGAAAAGCCGTGGAAAGCCGTGGAAAGCCGCGTGGAACGGACGCTTCTGCCGCTGATTCATTCCGCCTGCGATTTTTCACGTTTTGTTCTAAAAGCTGATTTTGTAAACATTCGTTTTAAAGACGTTCGTTGGATGCGGCCGTCTGGGTTACAGGGAGCGCGGGGAGGGGTGGTATCACAAGGTTTTTGGATAGCGTTGGGGAGATACGGGGATTCCAAACAATCGCCGTCCCTCAGCAGCGAGAGGAGCCGCcacgtcccccccccccgggagagCTGCTGAAAACGGGCGCTGGACTGGGGAGCAGCATCTGCCGAACGGCAACCGGACCTCCCCCCCCACTCCCACCTAACGGCTGCTCGGTATTAACATGGCCAGAAACCAGCCCTGTTTAGTCGATCTTCCCCCGGTGGGGCTGATACGGGGGGCTGAGCGAAG comes from the Spea bombifrons isolate aSpeBom1 chromosome 8, aSpeBom1.2.pri, whole genome shotgun sequence genome and includes:
- the LOC128502624 gene encoding tubulin beta-4B chain, whose protein sequence is MREIVHLQAGQCGNQIGAKFWEVISDEHGIDPTGTYHGDSDLQLERINVYYNEATGGKYVPRAVLVDLEPGTMDSVRSGPFGQIFRPDNFVFGQSGAGNNWAKGHYTEGAELVDAVLDVVRKEAESCDCLQGFQLTHSLGGGTGSGMGTLLISKIREEYPDRIMNTFSVVPSPKVSDTVVEPYNATLSVHQLVENTDETYCIDNEALYDICFRTLKLTTPTYGDLNHLVSATMSGVTTCLRFPGQLNADLRKLAVNMVPFPRLHFFMPGFAPLTSRGSQQYRALTVPELTQQMFDAKNMMAACDPRHGRYLTVAAVFRGRMSMKEVDEQMLNVQNKNSSYFVEWIPNNVKTAVCDIPPRGLKMSATFIGNSTAIQELFKRISEQFTAMFRRKAFLHWYTGEGMDEMEFTEAESNMNDLVSEYQQYQDATAEEEGEFEEEAEEEGA